In Panicum virgatum strain AP13 chromosome 4N, P.virgatum_v5, whole genome shotgun sequence, a single window of DNA contains:
- the LOC120668756 gene encoding C2 and GRAM domain-containing protein At1g03370-like isoform X1, with amino-acid sequence MTKPSRSASTLSEVAAENARRVTPMKLLVRVVEARGLPGVHLNGSSDPFVKLKLGKRRAKTAVVKRSLAPAWDEEFSFLVGDVTEELVVSVLNEDKYFSNDLLGLVRLPLSQVMETDDLSLGTQWYQLQPKSKKSKKKCRGEVCLHISLSTRTHVSDESQSVPHPASDDLASSSDSPSEHKVATLSSTSSYIDLSIVSSIDRTSHSSFERLPYSIPELPVRSITEQAAPEPIPAADTNTIANPSSVVEVLSRYFFGKPVEAPVHSATSETESIEQFQEPKVNSSEDRENPEKSITSESSLDELLKIMESKDQGTEMPVNLPGGVLVDESYVAAPTELNSLLFSSNSDFWPAVSELQGTSGFQLEPWKLDTNDSCVQRTLSYTKAASKLVKACKATEEQKYLKASGNSFAVFSVVSTPDVPCGNCFKVEILYCITPGPQLPSEEQTSHLTVSWRVNFVQSTMIKGMIENGAKQGVTEGFAQFSEVLSQKLKVAELDDANSNKEKILASLHAQKETGWRLIVRFLGNFTFIFSVAIALYVIAHLHLSKPDVMHGLEYFGLDLPDSIGEVVVCAVLILQGQNIVKVIRRFLSAWKQRGSDHGVKAHGDGWLLTVALIEGTGITATGSSDLFDLYVIFTCNAKRKTSSIKFQTSDPKWNEVFEFDAMDDPPSRMDIAIYDSSGQCIIGHTEVNFLKNNLSDLTDIWLPLGGKCDQASNPKLHLRIFLNNSRGTEVVMNYLAKMGKEVGKKINLRSTQTNAAFRKLFALPPEEFLIDDFTCHLKRKMPLQGRLFFSPRIIGFYSNIFGHKTKFFFLWEDVDDIQVIPATLSIGSPSLMIVLRKDRGLEAKHGAKGTDHQGRLKFHFQSFVSFNDAYRIITAIWKMRALGPEQKGEVIEKDEPKEHQPEEGGTLFTHADVKMSEILSSVLSVDVESLMEMFSGGPLEHKVMQKAGCIDYSATEWELVGCNIQQRQTSYKFDKNLSRYGGEATTTQQKYSLVNRDGWAVEEVMTLQGVLLGDYNVRF; translated from the exons ATGACGAAGCCGTCGAGGAGCGCGTCAACGCtgtcggaggtggcggcggagaaTGCGCGGCGGGTGACGCCGATGAAGCTGCTGGTGCGCGTGGTGGAGGCGAGGGGCCTCCCGGGCGTGCACCTCAACGGCTCCAGCGACCCCTTCGTGAAGCTCAAGCTGGGCAAGCGCCGCGCCAAGACGGCCGTGGTCAAGCGCAGCCTCGCCCCCGCCTGGGACGAGGAGTTCAGCTTCCTCGTCGGCGACGTCACCGAGGAGCTCGTTGTGTCCGTGCTCAATGAGGACAAGTACTTCAGCAATGACCTGCTGGGCCTCGTCCGGCTGCCGCTCTCGCAGGTCATGGAGACCGACGACCTCTCCCTCGGCACCCAGTGgtaccagctccagcccaagaGCAAGAAGTCCAAGAAGAAATGCCGCG GAGAGGTTTGCCTACACATATCATTATCTACAAGAACCCATGTATCTGACGAATCGCAGAGTGTTCCACATCCTGCTTCAGATGACTTAGCGTCCAGCTCAGACAGTCCTAGTGAGCACAAAGTTGCAACATTATCATCAACAAGTAGCTACATCGACCTATCAATCGTCTCTAGCATCGACCGGACATCTCATAGCAGCTTTGAACGATTGCCATATAGCATACCGGAGCTACCAGTTCGGAGCATCACGGAACAAGCGGCCCCTGAACCTATACCAGCTGCAGATACTAATACAATTGCAAACCCATCATCAGTGGTAGAGGTCTTGTCCCGCTATTTCTTCGGGAAACCTGTCGAAGCTCCTGTGCATTCGGCCACATCAGAAACTGAGTCCATTGAGCAGTTCCAAGAGCCAAAGGTTAACTCATCAGAAGATCGTGAAAACCCTGAGAAGAGCATAACATCCGAGTCAAGCCTTGATGAACTACTGAAGATCATGGAGTCAAAAGATCAAGGCACTGAAATGCCAGTGAACTTGCCTGGTGGTGTACTGGTTGACGAATCTTATGTTGCTGCACCAACCGAGTTGAATTCCCTCTTGTTTTCATCGAATTCAGATTTTTGGCCAGCAGTATCAGAGCTTCAAGGAACAAGTGGGTTTCAACTTGAGCCATGGAAGCTTGATACTAATGATAGTTGTGTGCAAAGAACATTAAGTTACACAAAAGCTGCAAGCAAGTTGGTTAAAGCTTGTAAAGCCACAGAAGAGCAGAAGTACTTGAAAGCATCCGGAAATTCTTTTGCAGTGTTCTCTGTTGTTAGCACTCCTGATGTTCCCTGCGGAAATTGTTTCAAGGTAGAGATACTGTACTGTATTACACCAGGCCCTCAGCTACCTTCTGAAGAACAAACATCGCATCTTACTGTAAGCTGGAGGGTGAACTTTGTTCAGAGCACGATGATAAAAGGAATGATTGAAAATGGTGCAAAACAAGGCGTGACCGAAGGTTTTGCGCAGTTTTCTGAAGTACTATCCCAGAAGCTTAAAGTAGCTGAGCTTGATGATGCTAACTCAAACAAAGAAAAGATTTTAGCTTCATTACATGCACAAAAGGAAACAGGATGGAGGTTAATTGTCCGCTTTCTCGGGAACTTTACATTCATATTCTCTGTTGCCATTGCACTATATGTTATAGCTCACCTTCACTTGTCCAAGCCTGATGTGATGCATGGGCTTGAGTACTTTGGTCTTGACCTTCCAGATTCAATTGGTGAAGTTGTAGTTTGTGCAGTTTTGATTCTTCAAGGACAGAACATTGTCAAAGTAATACGGCGCTTTTTAAGCGCATGGAAGCAAAGAG GTAGTGATCATGGGGTCAAAGCTCATGGCGATGGCTGGTTGCTTACTGTTGCGCTTATCGAAGGCACTGGTATAACAGCTACTGGTTCATCTGACCTATTTGATCTCTATGTTATTTTTACATGCAATGCAAAGAGGAAAACAAGCTCAATTAAATTTCAGACATCAGATCCAAAATGGAATG AGGTATTTGAATTTGATGCTATGGATGATCCTCCATCAAGGATGGATATTGCTATATATGATTCAAGTGGACAGTGTATCATTGGTCACACGGAAGTGAACTTTCTGAAAAACAATTTGTCAGATTTAACTGACATATGGCTTCCTCTTGGTGGAAAGTGTGATCAAGCAAGTAACCCTAAATTGCATTTGAGAATATTTTTGAACAACTCAAGGGGGACTGAAGTTGTCATGAATTACCTGGCAAAAATGGGGAAGGAAGTTGGTAAAAAG ATAAATTTGCGGTCAACCCAAACAAATGCAGCATTCCGGAAGCTATTTGCTCTCCCTCCAGAAGAGTTCCTCATCGATGATTTCACCTGCCATCTAAAACGGAAGATGCCACTTCAG GGACGCCTCTTTTTCTCTCCAAGAATAATTGGATTTTATTCAAACATATTTGGACACAAAAccaagtttttctttttgtggGAAGATGTTGATGACATCCAGGTTATCCCTGCAACATTGTCAATTGGTAGCCCATCATTGATGATCGTCCTCCGAAAGGATAGAGGTTTAGAAGCAAAACATGGTGCCAAGGGAACAGATCATCAAGGAAGACTCAAATTCCATTTTCAATCCTTTGTTTCGTTCAACGATGCTTACAG AATAATCACGGCGATATGGAAAATGAGAGCACTTGGTCCAGAACAGAAGGGAGAGGTGATTGAAAAAGATGAACCAAAAGAACATCAGCCTGAAGAAGGCGGAACCTTGTTCACCCATGCAGATGTCAAAATGTCTGAAATATTGTCGTCAGTTCTTTCTGTTGAC GTTGAGTCCTTGATGGAGATGTTTTCAGGAGGTCCCCTGGAACACAAAGTGATGCAAAAGGCCGGTTGTATAGACTACTCTGCAACAGAATGGGAACTTGTAGGTTGCAATATACAACAACGGCAAACGAGCTACAAATTCGACAAAAATTTATCACGCTATGGAGGTGAAGCAACCACGACCCAGCAAAAGTATAGCCTGGTGAACCGAGATGGCTGGGCTGTTGAAGAGGTGATGACCCTCCAAGGTGTACTACTTGGAGACTACAATGTAAGATTCTGA
- the LOC120668756 gene encoding C2 and GRAM domain-containing protein At1g03370-like isoform X2: MTKPSRSASTLSEVAAENARRVTPMKLLVRVVEARGLPGVHLNGSSDPFVKLKLGKRRAKTAVVKRSLAPAWDEEFSFLVGDVTEELVVSVLNEDKYFSNDLLGLVRLPLSQVMETDDLSLGTQWYQLQPKSKKSKKKCRGEVCLHISLSTRTHVSDESQSVPHPASDDLASSSDSPSEHKVATLSSTSSYIDLSIVSSIDRTSHSSFERLPYSIPELPVRSITEQAAPEPIPAADTNTIANPSSVVEVLSRYFFGKPVEAPVHSATSETESIEQFQEPKVNSSEDRENPEKSITSESSLDELLKIMESKDQGTEMPVNLPGGVLVDESYVAAPTELNSLLFSSNSDFWPAVSELQGTSGFQLEPWKLDTNDSCVQRTLSYTKAASKLVKACKATEEQKYLKASGNSFAVFSVVSTPDVPCGNCFKVEILYCITPGPQLPSEEQTSHLTVSWRVNFVQSTMIKGMIENGAKQGVTEGFAQFSEVLSQKLKVAELDDANSNKEKILASLHAQKETGWRLIVRFLGNFTFIFSVAIALYVIAHLHLSKPDVMHGLEYFGLDLPDSIGEVVVCAVLILQGQNIVKVIRRFLSAWKQRGSDHGVKAHGDGWLLTVALIEGTGITATGSSDLFDLYVIFTCNAKRKTSSIKFQTSDPKWNEVFEFDAMDDPPSRMDIAIYDSSGQCIIGHTEVNFLKNNLSDLTDIWLPLGGKCDQASNPKLHLRIFLNNSRGTEVVMNYLAKMGKEVGKKINLRSTQTNAAFRKLFALPPEEFLIDDFTCHLKRKMPLQGRLFFSPRIIGFYSNIFGHKTKFFFLWEDVDDIQVIPATLSIGSPSLMIVLRKDRGLEAKHGAKGTDHQGRLKFHFQSFVSFNDAYR, translated from the exons ATGACGAAGCCGTCGAGGAGCGCGTCAACGCtgtcggaggtggcggcggagaaTGCGCGGCGGGTGACGCCGATGAAGCTGCTGGTGCGCGTGGTGGAGGCGAGGGGCCTCCCGGGCGTGCACCTCAACGGCTCCAGCGACCCCTTCGTGAAGCTCAAGCTGGGCAAGCGCCGCGCCAAGACGGCCGTGGTCAAGCGCAGCCTCGCCCCCGCCTGGGACGAGGAGTTCAGCTTCCTCGTCGGCGACGTCACCGAGGAGCTCGTTGTGTCCGTGCTCAATGAGGACAAGTACTTCAGCAATGACCTGCTGGGCCTCGTCCGGCTGCCGCTCTCGCAGGTCATGGAGACCGACGACCTCTCCCTCGGCACCCAGTGgtaccagctccagcccaagaGCAAGAAGTCCAAGAAGAAATGCCGCG GAGAGGTTTGCCTACACATATCATTATCTACAAGAACCCATGTATCTGACGAATCGCAGAGTGTTCCACATCCTGCTTCAGATGACTTAGCGTCCAGCTCAGACAGTCCTAGTGAGCACAAAGTTGCAACATTATCATCAACAAGTAGCTACATCGACCTATCAATCGTCTCTAGCATCGACCGGACATCTCATAGCAGCTTTGAACGATTGCCATATAGCATACCGGAGCTACCAGTTCGGAGCATCACGGAACAAGCGGCCCCTGAACCTATACCAGCTGCAGATACTAATACAATTGCAAACCCATCATCAGTGGTAGAGGTCTTGTCCCGCTATTTCTTCGGGAAACCTGTCGAAGCTCCTGTGCATTCGGCCACATCAGAAACTGAGTCCATTGAGCAGTTCCAAGAGCCAAAGGTTAACTCATCAGAAGATCGTGAAAACCCTGAGAAGAGCATAACATCCGAGTCAAGCCTTGATGAACTACTGAAGATCATGGAGTCAAAAGATCAAGGCACTGAAATGCCAGTGAACTTGCCTGGTGGTGTACTGGTTGACGAATCTTATGTTGCTGCACCAACCGAGTTGAATTCCCTCTTGTTTTCATCGAATTCAGATTTTTGGCCAGCAGTATCAGAGCTTCAAGGAACAAGTGGGTTTCAACTTGAGCCATGGAAGCTTGATACTAATGATAGTTGTGTGCAAAGAACATTAAGTTACACAAAAGCTGCAAGCAAGTTGGTTAAAGCTTGTAAAGCCACAGAAGAGCAGAAGTACTTGAAAGCATCCGGAAATTCTTTTGCAGTGTTCTCTGTTGTTAGCACTCCTGATGTTCCCTGCGGAAATTGTTTCAAGGTAGAGATACTGTACTGTATTACACCAGGCCCTCAGCTACCTTCTGAAGAACAAACATCGCATCTTACTGTAAGCTGGAGGGTGAACTTTGTTCAGAGCACGATGATAAAAGGAATGATTGAAAATGGTGCAAAACAAGGCGTGACCGAAGGTTTTGCGCAGTTTTCTGAAGTACTATCCCAGAAGCTTAAAGTAGCTGAGCTTGATGATGCTAACTCAAACAAAGAAAAGATTTTAGCTTCATTACATGCACAAAAGGAAACAGGATGGAGGTTAATTGTCCGCTTTCTCGGGAACTTTACATTCATATTCTCTGTTGCCATTGCACTATATGTTATAGCTCACCTTCACTTGTCCAAGCCTGATGTGATGCATGGGCTTGAGTACTTTGGTCTTGACCTTCCAGATTCAATTGGTGAAGTTGTAGTTTGTGCAGTTTTGATTCTTCAAGGACAGAACATTGTCAAAGTAATACGGCGCTTTTTAAGCGCATGGAAGCAAAGAG GTAGTGATCATGGGGTCAAAGCTCATGGCGATGGCTGGTTGCTTACTGTTGCGCTTATCGAAGGCACTGGTATAACAGCTACTGGTTCATCTGACCTATTTGATCTCTATGTTATTTTTACATGCAATGCAAAGAGGAAAACAAGCTCAATTAAATTTCAGACATCAGATCCAAAATGGAATG AGGTATTTGAATTTGATGCTATGGATGATCCTCCATCAAGGATGGATATTGCTATATATGATTCAAGTGGACAGTGTATCATTGGTCACACGGAAGTGAACTTTCTGAAAAACAATTTGTCAGATTTAACTGACATATGGCTTCCTCTTGGTGGAAAGTGTGATCAAGCAAGTAACCCTAAATTGCATTTGAGAATATTTTTGAACAACTCAAGGGGGACTGAAGTTGTCATGAATTACCTGGCAAAAATGGGGAAGGAAGTTGGTAAAAAG ATAAATTTGCGGTCAACCCAAACAAATGCAGCATTCCGGAAGCTATTTGCTCTCCCTCCAGAAGAGTTCCTCATCGATGATTTCACCTGCCATCTAAAACGGAAGATGCCACTTCAG GGACGCCTCTTTTTCTCTCCAAGAATAATTGGATTTTATTCAAACATATTTGGACACAAAAccaagtttttctttttgtggGAAGATGTTGATGACATCCAGGTTATCCCTGCAACATTGTCAATTGGTAGCCCATCATTGATGATCGTCCTCCGAAAGGATAGAGGTTTAGAAGCAAAACATGGTGCCAAGGGAACAGATCATCAAGGAAGACTCAAATTCCATTTTCAATCCTTTGTTTCGTTCAACGATGCTTACAGGTAG